From the genome of Mycoplasma anserisalpingitidis, one region includes:
- a CDS encoding chromate transporter, whose product MENKPKIWEMMLLIIKLTFIGFGGGNALMPVLKNEAVDKKRWMTVEEFDKIVIVSNMLPGPSVIEAISYLAIKVFGFWKGSLITFFAMLPHILLAYLFYFLIYLLPQNYISVISVGVLTAISGVLLAFGYEYMKSSKKQMSIPLWFLLFLFTFAFCLFIPSPFNIPIVVMIIVFIFFGLFHYLSYKKGLKNKKGDK is encoded by the coding sequence ATGGAGAACAAACCAAAGATTTGAGAAATGATGCTTTTAATTATTAAACTGACTTTCATAGGTTTTGGTGGAGGTAATGCCTTAATGCCAGTCTTAAAAAATGAAGCTGTGGATAAAAAGAGATGAATGACTGTTGAAGAATTTGACAAAATAGTTATTGTTTCAAATATGTTACCTGGGCCGTCAGTTATTGAAGCTATTTCATATCTTGCTATAAAAGTTTTCGGATTTTGAAAAGGTTCACTGATTACTTTTTTTGCTATGTTACCACACATTTTATTAGCTTACTTATTTTATTTTTTAATCTATTTATTACCTCAAAATTACATTAGTGTAATTTCTGTTGGAGTTTTAACAGCAATTAGTGGTGTACTTTTGGCTTTCGGTTATGAATATATGAAATCAAGTAAAAAACAAATGTCAATTCCACTTTGATTTTTATTATTTTTATTTACGTTTGCATTTTGTTTATTTATTCCAAGTCCCTTTAATATTCCTATTGTTGTTATGATAATTGTTTTTATTTTCTTTGGTTTATTTCATTATTTATCATATAAAAAAGGTTTAAAAAACAAAAAAGGAGATAAATAA